One genomic window of Nicotiana sylvestris chromosome 10, ASM39365v2, whole genome shotgun sequence includes the following:
- the LOC104227105 gene encoding alpha-1,4 glucan phosphorylase L-2 isozyme, chloroplastic/amyloplastic — translation MATSAVSGVNSISCTTSISSISTFNNFRSKNPNLLLGRRSFLLYNWRRRSFYVSNVASDQKQKMKDSSSDEGFTLDVFQPDSTSVLSSIKYHAEFTPSFSPEKFELPKAYYATAESVRDMLIINWNATYDLNEKINAKQAYYLSMEFLQGRALLNAIGNLGLTGPYADALTKIGYSLEDVARQEPDAALGNGGLGRLASCFLDSMATLNYPAWGYGLRYRYGLFKQLITMDGQEEVAENWLEMGNPWEIVRNDISYPVKFYGKVIEGADGRKEWVGGEDITAVAYDVPIPGYKTKTTINLRLWSTKLAAEAFDLRAFNDGDHAKAYEAQKKAEKICYILYPGDDSLEGKTLRLKQQYTLCSASLQDIIARFERRSGNTVNWDQFPEKVAVQMNDTHPTLCIPEILRVLMDVKGLSWKQAWEITQRTVAYTNHTVLPEALEKWSLTLLRELLPRHVEIIAMIDEELLHTIVAEYGTEDLDLLQEKLNQMRILENVEIPSSVLELLIKFEEGKEQAEEPKVEETQEVEQQEGGKDDTKDEETEALKAETTAEEEETEVKKVEAEDPQAKIARIFGSDPNRQQVVRMANLCVVGGHAVNGVAEIHSEIVKKEVFNEFYELWPEKFQNKTNGVTPRRWLSFCNPELSDIITKWTGSDDWLVNTEKLAELRKFADNEELQSEWRKAKRSNKMKIVSLIKEKTGYVVSPDAMFDVQIKRIHEYKRQLLNIFGIVYRYKKMKEMSPEERKEKFVPRVCVFGGKAFATYVQAKRIVKFITDVGATVNHDPEIGDLLKVVFVPDYNVSVAEVLIPGSELSQHISTAGMEASGTSNMKFAMNGCLLIGTLDGANVEIREEVGEDNFFLFGAQAHEIAGLRKERAEGKFIPDPRFEEVKAFVRTGVFGPYNYEELIGSLEGNEGYGRADYFLVGKDFPDYIECQDKVDEAYRDQKKWTKMSILNTAGSSKFSSDRTIHQYARDIWQIEPVELP, via the exons ATGGCAACTTCAGCAGTCTCTGGAGTGAACTCAATTTCATGCACTACTTCCATTTCAAGTATTTCTACCTTCAACAATTTCAGAAGCAAAAACCCAAATCTTTTGTTGGGTAGAAGGAGTTTTTTATTGTAtaattggagaagaagaagcttttATGTTAGCAATGTGGCTAGTGATCAAAAACAGAAGATGAAGGATTCTTCCTCTGATGAAG GATTCACATTGGATGTTTTCCAGCCAGACTCCACATCTGTTTTATCAAGTATAAAGTATCATGCAGAGTTCACGCCATCTTTCTCTCCTGAGAAGTTTGAACTTCCCAAGGCATACTATGCAACTGCAGAGAGCGTTCGTGATATGCTCATTATAAATTGGAATGCAACATACGACTTAAACGAAAAGATTAATGCAAAACAGGCCTATTATTTGTCTATGGAGTTCCTACAG GGAAGAGCTTTACTTAATGCAATTGGAAACTTGGGGCTAACTGGACCTTATGCAGATGCTTTAACTAAGATCGGATATAGCTTAGAAGATGTAGCGAGACAG GAACCAGATGCAGCTTTAGGGAATGGAGGTTTAGGACGACTTGCTTCTTGCTTTCTGGACTCAATGGCAACGCTGAACTACCCTGCATGGGGTTACGGACTTAGATACCGATATGGACTTTTCAAACAGCTTATTACAATGGATGGCCAGGAGGAAGTTGCTGAAAATTGGCTTGAG ATGGGAAATCCATGGGAAATTGTGAGGAATGATATTTCATATCCTGTAAAATTCTACGGGAAAGTCATTGAAGGAGCTGATGGGAGGAAGGAATGGGTTGGAGGAGAAGATATAACTGCTGTTGCCTATGATGTCCCAATACCAGGATATAAAACGAAAACAACGATTAACCTTCGACTGTGGTCAACAAAGCTAGCTGCCGAAGCTTTTGATTTACGTGCTTTTAACGATGGAGACCATGCCAAAGCATATGAGGCCCAGAAAAAGGCTGAAAAG ATTTGCTATATCTTATATCCAGGTGACGATTCACTTGAGGGAAAGACGCTCAGGTTGAAGCAACAATACACACTATGTTCTGCTTCTCTACAGGACATTATTGCACGGTTCGAGAGGAGATCAGGAAATACAGTGAATTGGGATCAGTTCCCTGAAAAGGTTGCAGTACAGATGAATGACACACATCCAACACTTTGCATTCCAGAAATATTAAGGGTGTTGATGGATGTTAAAGGTTTGAGCTGGAAGCAGGCATGGGAAATTACTCAAAG AACTGTGGCGTACACTAACCACACTGTTCTACCTGAGGCACTGGAGAAATGGAGTTTGACACTTCTTCGGGAACTGCTTCCTCGGCACGTGGAGATCATAGCAATGATAGATGAGGAG CTCTTGCATACTATAGTTGCTGAATATGGTACTGAAGATCTTGACTTGTTGCAAGAGAAGCTAAACCAAATGAGGATTCTGGAAAATGTTGAAATACCAAGTTCTGTTTTGGAGTTGCTTATAAAATTCGAGGAAGGCAAAGAACAAGCAGAAGAACCAAAGGTAGAAGAAACACAAGAAGTAGAACAACAAGAAGGAGGTAAAGATGACACTAAGGATGAGGAAACTGAGGCATTAAAAGCAGAAACTACGGCCGAAGAGGAGGAAACTGAGGTTAAGAAAGTAGAGGCGGAGGATCCTCAAGCAAAAATAGCACGGATATTTGGGTCGGATCCAAATCGACAACAAGTGGTTCGCATGGCAAATCTATGTGTAGTTGGTGGGCATGCAGTTAATGGTGTTGCTGAGATTCATAGTGAAATAGTTAAAAAGGAAGTTTTCAATGAATTTTACGAG TTATGGCCAGAGAAATTCCAAAACAAGACAAATGGTGTAACGCCAAGAAGATGGCTAAGTTTCTGTAACCCAGAGTTGAGTGACATTATAACTAAGTGGACAGGATCTGATGACTGGTTAGTAAACACTGAAAAATTGGCAGAGCTTAGAAAG TTTGCTGATAATGAAGAACTCCAGTCAGAGTGGAGGAAGGCAAAAAGAAGCAACAAAATGAAGATTGTCTCTCTCATTAAAGAAAAAACTGGATACGTGGTCAGTCCTGATGCAATGTTTGATGTTCAG ATCAAGCGCATTCATGAGTATAAGCGGCAGCTATTAAATATATTCGGAATTGTTTATCGCTATAAGAAGATGAAAGAAATGAGCCctgaagagagaaaagaaaagtttGTCCCTCGAGTTTGCGTATTTGGAGGAAAAGCATTTGCTACATATGTTCAGGCCAAGAGGATTGTAAAATTTATCACTGATGTTGGGGCAACAGTGAATCATGATCCTGAGATTGGTGATCTTTTGAAG GTTGTCTTTGTCCCTGATTACAATGTCAGTGTAGCAGAAGTGCTAATTCCTGGTAGTGAGCTATCACAGCATATTAG CACTGCTGGTATGGAGGCTAGTGGAACCAGCAACATGAAGTTTGCAATGAATGGATGCCTTCTCATTGGGACGTTAGACGGTGCCAATGTTGAAATAAGGGAGGAAGTTGGAGAGGACAATTTCTTTCTCTTTGGAGCTCAGGCTCATGAAATTGCTGGCCTACGTAAGGAAAGAGCCGAGGGTAAG TTTATACCGGACCCTAGATTTGAAGAAGTAAAGGCATTTGTTAGGACAGGCGTCTTTGGACCCTACAACTATGAAGAACTCATTGGATCCTTGGAAGGAAATGAAGGCTACGGCCGTGCTGACTATTTTCTTGTAGGAAAGGATTTCCCTGACTATATAGAGTGCCAAGATAAGGTTGATGAAGCATATCGAGACCAGAAG AAATGGACCAAAATGTCAATCTTGAACACAGCTGGATCGTCCAAGTTTAGCAGTGATCGAACAATTCATCAATACGCAAGAGATATATGGCAGATTGAACCTGTTGAATTACCTTAA